In Acinonyx jubatus isolate Ajub_Pintada_27869175 chromosome B3, VMU_Ajub_asm_v1.0, whole genome shotgun sequence, a genomic segment contains:
- the MINAR1 gene encoding major intrinsically disordered Notch2-binding receptor 1 isoform X2 has protein sequence MDTNQDTSLFLMKILEELDSKQNTVSYQDLCKSLCARFDLSQLAKLRSVLFYTACLDPNFPATLFKDKMKCPGNNQQSKKIMVAADVVTIFNLIQMNGGAAKGKLPTGRQKGRHKEAPFEPCGSDAEACAAAQCEPLGCELGDRPFRRGYPARQASHGRKVDPKDRPSQFVPASEPNFLLGVGKELKSRAASLDRLQALAPYSIASPQPCEMQRTYFPMNIESEPISDQDSLPMSQGGSTEPFVIQSCVQKRNIFKEDFHNLMAVSPTLVGPANKGEVERGEPRGHQEPHRTPFFNHSFEMPYNSQYLNRTYSPVPDKRRAKHESLDDLQASTYFGPTPVTGAQEARRCPGRPGKQTPWPAKSWSLNTEEVPDFERSFLNRNPSEEKLRYPHPSSQTPSFPAPDRRPTYLAPSDPQQVLPGGYAAKPDGLKPKEVSSPVDLEKHEPVRKFKDKSISCTGAQLSSDTSSVGTQTEQHVLEPKKYKDLCASGQSKYSDRHAMKQSDDDSEVVSDDISDIFRFLDDMSISGSTGVMQSSCYNSTGSLSQLHKSDCDSSPEHSVTKITNGLPGGKGEKGSRPESSSHRSEEELKTSVCRLVLRIGEIERKLESLSGVREEISQVLGKLNKLDQKMQQPEKAGVQVDLNSWTSEAPSDESASPRMFRGHSGPRGPKPENAADWCCSEASGSNSESLRVKALKKSLFTRPSSRSLTEENSATESKIASTSNSPRDWRTITYASRAGLSEEEVKDRGPGESKDWHQKSKEAAGPYSVPPQHRLPKQCKDSFLVEQVFSPHPYPASLKAHMKNDPLYADMRLTELAEVKRGPPSWTIEEYARNAGDKGKLTALDLQAP, from the exons ATGGACACCAACCAGGACACTTCCCTCTTCCTGATGAAGATCTTGGAGGAGCTGGACAGCAAGCAAAACACCGTTTCCTACCAGGATCTGTGCAAGTCCCTGTGTGCCCGCTTCGACCTGTCCCAGCTCGCCAAACTGAGAAGCGTCCTCTTCTACACGGCCTGTCTGGACCCCAACTTCCCGGCCACGCTGTTCAAGGACAAGATGAAGTGCCCCGGGAACAACCAGCAGTCGAAGAAGATCATGGTGGCCGCGGACGTCGTGACCATATTCAACCTGATCCAGATGAACGGGGGCGCGGCCAAGGGCAAGCTGCCCACGGGCCGGCAGAAGGGGCGCCACAAGGAGGCGCCCTTCGAGCCCTGCGGGTCGGACGCGGAGGCCTGTGCCGCGGCCCAGTGCGAGCCCCTCGGCTGCGAGCTGGGCGACAGGCCCTTCCGCCGGGGCTACCCTGCCCGCCAGGCGTCCCACGGCCGGAAGGTGGACCCCAAGGACCGCCCGTCGCAGTTCGTGCCTGCCTCCGAGCCCAACTTTCTGCTGGGCGTCGGCAAGGAGCTGAAGAGCCGCGCGGCCTCCCTGGACCGGCTGCAGGCGCTGGCGCCCTACTCCAtcgccagcccccagccctgtgaGATGCAGAGAACCTACTTCCCCATGAACATTGAGAGCGAGCCCATCTCAGATCAGGACTCCCTGCCCATGAGCCAGGGTGGCAGCACGGAGCCCTTTGTCATCCAGTCCTGTGTCCAGAAGAGGAACATCTTTAAGGAGGATTTTCACAACCTGATGGCCGTGTCGCCCACGCTGGTTGGCCCCGCCAACAAGGGAGAGGTCGAGCGTGGGGAGCCCCGGGGGCACCAGGAGCCCCACAGGACACCCTTCTTCAACCACAGCTTCGAGATGCCCTACAACAGCCAGTACCTGAACCGCACGTACTCCCCGGTGCCTGACAAGAGGCGGGCCAAACACGAGAGCTTGGACGACCTGCAGGCCTCCACGTATTTTGGGCCCACCCCAGTGACGGGGGCGCAGGAAGCCAGGCGCTGCCCGGGGAGGCCGGGCAAGCAGACCCCCTGGCCGGCCAAAAGCTGGAGCCTCAACACCGAGGAGGTCCCTGACTTTGAACGGTCCTTCCTAAACAGAAACCCCTCTGAGGAGAAGCTGCGATATCCACACCCCAGCAGCCAGACCCCGAGTTTCCCAGCCCCAGACAGGCGGCCCACTTACCTCGCGCCAAGCGACCCACAGCAGGTCCTTCCCGGGGGCTACGCGGCAAAACCAGATGGGCTCAAACCTAAAGAGGTCTCCTCCCCTGTTGACCTGGAGAAGCACGAGCCGGTCAGAAAGTTCAAAGACAAGAGCATTAGCTGCACGGGGGCGCAGCTCAGCTCAGACACCAGCAGCGTGGGCACCCAGACCGAGCAGCACGTGTTGGAGCCCAAGAAGTACAAGGACCTGTGCGCCTCCGGACAGAGCAAGTACAGTGACAGGCACGCCATGAAGCAGTCGGACGACGACTCGGAGGTCGTCAGCGATGACATCAGCGACATTTTTCGATTTCTTGATGACATGAGCATCAGTGGCTCCACGGGGGTGATGCAGTCCTCCTGCTACAACAGCACAGGGTCCTTGTCTCAGCTTCACAAGTCGGACTGTGACAGTTCGCCGGAGCACAGCGTAACCAAAATCACCAACGGGCTTCCCGGTGGCAAAGGAGAAAAGGGCAGCCGGCCCGAAAGCAGCAGCCACCGCTCCGAAGAGGAGCTGAAGACCAGTGTGTGCAGGCTGGTGCTGAGGATCGGCGAAATCGAGCGGAAGCTTGAGTCGCTGTCGGGTGTCCGCGAGGAAATTTCGCAGGTCCTGGGCAAGCTAAATAAGCTGGATCAGAAAATGCAGCAACCCGAGAAGGCGGGTGTGCAGGTCGACCTGAATTCCTGGACGAGCGAGGCTCCGTCCGACGAGAGCGCCTCTCCCCGGATGTTTCGTGGGCACAGCGGCCCCCGTGGACCCAAACCCGAGAACGCAGCCGACTGGTGCTGCTCAGAGGCCAGCGGAAGCAACAGCGAGAGCCTCCGCGTCAAGGCCTTAAAAAAGAGCCTCTTCACCAGGCCATCCTCGAGGTCCCTGACGGAGGAGAACAGTGCCACGGAGTCCAAAATCGCCAGCACCTCCAACTCGCCCAGAGACTGGCGCACCATCACCTACGCCAGCCGCGCGGGCCTCAgtgaggaggaggtgaaggaCAGGGGCCCCGGGGAGAGTAAGGACTGGCACCAGAAATCCAAAGAG GCGGCCGGGCCATACAGCGTCCCCCCGCAGCACCGACTGCCCAAGCAGTGCAAGGACAGCTTCCTGGTGGAGCAGGTGTTCAGCCCGCACCCCTACCCCGCCTCCCTCAAAGCGCACATGAAGAATGACCCCCTGTACGCAGACATGCGGCTGACAGAACTGGCCGAGGTGAAGCGGGGCCCGCCCTCCTGGACCATCGAGGAGTACGCAAGGAACGCGGGCGACAAGGGCAAGCTGACGGCCCTAGACCTGCAG GCTCCGTAG
- the MINAR1 gene encoding major intrinsically disordered Notch2-binding receptor 1 isoform X1 yields MDTNQDTSLFLMKILEELDSKQNTVSYQDLCKSLCARFDLSQLAKLRSVLFYTACLDPNFPATLFKDKMKCPGNNQQSKKIMVAADVVTIFNLIQMNGGAAKGKLPTGRQKGRHKEAPFEPCGSDAEACAAAQCEPLGCELGDRPFRRGYPARQASHGRKVDPKDRPSQFVPASEPNFLLGVGKELKSRAASLDRLQALAPYSIASPQPCEMQRTYFPMNIESEPISDQDSLPMSQGGSTEPFVIQSCVQKRNIFKEDFHNLMAVSPTLVGPANKGEVERGEPRGHQEPHRTPFFNHSFEMPYNSQYLNRTYSPVPDKRRAKHESLDDLQASTYFGPTPVTGAQEARRCPGRPGKQTPWPAKSWSLNTEEVPDFERSFLNRNPSEEKLRYPHPSSQTPSFPAPDRRPTYLAPSDPQQVLPGGYAAKPDGLKPKEVSSPVDLEKHEPVRKFKDKSISCTGAQLSSDTSSVGTQTEQHVLEPKKYKDLCASGQSKYSDRHAMKQSDDDSEVVSDDISDIFRFLDDMSISGSTGVMQSSCYNSTGSLSQLHKSDCDSSPEHSVTKITNGLPGGKGEKGSRPESSSHRSEEELKTSVCRLVLRIGEIERKLESLSGVREEISQVLGKLNKLDQKMQQPEKAGVQVDLNSWTSEAPSDESASPRMFRGHSGPRGPKPENAADWCCSEASGSNSESLRVKALKKSLFTRPSSRSLTEENSATESKIASTSNSPRDWRTITYASRAGLSEEEVKDRGPGESKDWHQKSKEAAGPYSVPPQHRLPKQCKDSFLVEQVFSPHPYPASLKAHMKNDPLYADMRLTELAEVKRGPPSWTIEEYARNAGDKGKLTALDLQTQESLNPNNLEYWMEDVYTPGYDSLLKRKEAEFRRAKVCKIAALVAAAACTVILVVVVPICTMKS; encoded by the exons ATGGACACCAACCAGGACACTTCCCTCTTCCTGATGAAGATCTTGGAGGAGCTGGACAGCAAGCAAAACACCGTTTCCTACCAGGATCTGTGCAAGTCCCTGTGTGCCCGCTTCGACCTGTCCCAGCTCGCCAAACTGAGAAGCGTCCTCTTCTACACGGCCTGTCTGGACCCCAACTTCCCGGCCACGCTGTTCAAGGACAAGATGAAGTGCCCCGGGAACAACCAGCAGTCGAAGAAGATCATGGTGGCCGCGGACGTCGTGACCATATTCAACCTGATCCAGATGAACGGGGGCGCGGCCAAGGGCAAGCTGCCCACGGGCCGGCAGAAGGGGCGCCACAAGGAGGCGCCCTTCGAGCCCTGCGGGTCGGACGCGGAGGCCTGTGCCGCGGCCCAGTGCGAGCCCCTCGGCTGCGAGCTGGGCGACAGGCCCTTCCGCCGGGGCTACCCTGCCCGCCAGGCGTCCCACGGCCGGAAGGTGGACCCCAAGGACCGCCCGTCGCAGTTCGTGCCTGCCTCCGAGCCCAACTTTCTGCTGGGCGTCGGCAAGGAGCTGAAGAGCCGCGCGGCCTCCCTGGACCGGCTGCAGGCGCTGGCGCCCTACTCCAtcgccagcccccagccctgtgaGATGCAGAGAACCTACTTCCCCATGAACATTGAGAGCGAGCCCATCTCAGATCAGGACTCCCTGCCCATGAGCCAGGGTGGCAGCACGGAGCCCTTTGTCATCCAGTCCTGTGTCCAGAAGAGGAACATCTTTAAGGAGGATTTTCACAACCTGATGGCCGTGTCGCCCACGCTGGTTGGCCCCGCCAACAAGGGAGAGGTCGAGCGTGGGGAGCCCCGGGGGCACCAGGAGCCCCACAGGACACCCTTCTTCAACCACAGCTTCGAGATGCCCTACAACAGCCAGTACCTGAACCGCACGTACTCCCCGGTGCCTGACAAGAGGCGGGCCAAACACGAGAGCTTGGACGACCTGCAGGCCTCCACGTATTTTGGGCCCACCCCAGTGACGGGGGCGCAGGAAGCCAGGCGCTGCCCGGGGAGGCCGGGCAAGCAGACCCCCTGGCCGGCCAAAAGCTGGAGCCTCAACACCGAGGAGGTCCCTGACTTTGAACGGTCCTTCCTAAACAGAAACCCCTCTGAGGAGAAGCTGCGATATCCACACCCCAGCAGCCAGACCCCGAGTTTCCCAGCCCCAGACAGGCGGCCCACTTACCTCGCGCCAAGCGACCCACAGCAGGTCCTTCCCGGGGGCTACGCGGCAAAACCAGATGGGCTCAAACCTAAAGAGGTCTCCTCCCCTGTTGACCTGGAGAAGCACGAGCCGGTCAGAAAGTTCAAAGACAAGAGCATTAGCTGCACGGGGGCGCAGCTCAGCTCAGACACCAGCAGCGTGGGCACCCAGACCGAGCAGCACGTGTTGGAGCCCAAGAAGTACAAGGACCTGTGCGCCTCCGGACAGAGCAAGTACAGTGACAGGCACGCCATGAAGCAGTCGGACGACGACTCGGAGGTCGTCAGCGATGACATCAGCGACATTTTTCGATTTCTTGATGACATGAGCATCAGTGGCTCCACGGGGGTGATGCAGTCCTCCTGCTACAACAGCACAGGGTCCTTGTCTCAGCTTCACAAGTCGGACTGTGACAGTTCGCCGGAGCACAGCGTAACCAAAATCACCAACGGGCTTCCCGGTGGCAAAGGAGAAAAGGGCAGCCGGCCCGAAAGCAGCAGCCACCGCTCCGAAGAGGAGCTGAAGACCAGTGTGTGCAGGCTGGTGCTGAGGATCGGCGAAATCGAGCGGAAGCTTGAGTCGCTGTCGGGTGTCCGCGAGGAAATTTCGCAGGTCCTGGGCAAGCTAAATAAGCTGGATCAGAAAATGCAGCAACCCGAGAAGGCGGGTGTGCAGGTCGACCTGAATTCCTGGACGAGCGAGGCTCCGTCCGACGAGAGCGCCTCTCCCCGGATGTTTCGTGGGCACAGCGGCCCCCGTGGACCCAAACCCGAGAACGCAGCCGACTGGTGCTGCTCAGAGGCCAGCGGAAGCAACAGCGAGAGCCTCCGCGTCAAGGCCTTAAAAAAGAGCCTCTTCACCAGGCCATCCTCGAGGTCCCTGACGGAGGAGAACAGTGCCACGGAGTCCAAAATCGCCAGCACCTCCAACTCGCCCAGAGACTGGCGCACCATCACCTACGCCAGCCGCGCGGGCCTCAgtgaggaggaggtgaaggaCAGGGGCCCCGGGGAGAGTAAGGACTGGCACCAGAAATCCAAAGAG GCGGCCGGGCCATACAGCGTCCCCCCGCAGCACCGACTGCCCAAGCAGTGCAAGGACAGCTTCCTGGTGGAGCAGGTGTTCAGCCCGCACCCCTACCCCGCCTCCCTCAAAGCGCACATGAAGAATGACCCCCTGTACGCAGACATGCGGCTGACAGAACTGGCCGAGGTGAAGCGGGGCCCGCCCTCCTGGACCATCGAGGAGTACGCAAGGAACGCGGGCGACAAGGGCAAGCTGACGGCCCTAGACCTGCAG ACGCAGGAGTCCTTAAACCCAAACAACTTAGAATACTGGATGGAGGATGTTTATACCCCGGGCTACGACTCGTTACTGAAGCGTAAGGAAGCGGAGTTCAGACGAGCCAAGGTCTGCAAGATCGCCGCTCTGGTCGCCGCTGCCGCGTGCACGGTCATCCTCGTGGTTGTCGTGCCCATCTGCACGATGAAATCCTGA